A genomic segment from Solibacillus sp. FSL H8-0538 encodes:
- a CDS encoding Fic/DOC family protein translates to MDPYTYANTDILINKLNIRNEQQLIDVEAQLLIAGIVDISSITHEIDFQKYESLQLIHHFLFHELYSWAGEFRTVNISKSERVLNGLSVVYSGKDQIISDLKTVFSWSRSRQWNYSNPRLVEDFSTFMIKLWRVHPYREGNTRAVSIFMKLFAEASSLDFNAQLLSQHAGYLRNALVLAAVEETPEPQYLLNMMKDALDVVDFNKFKPNDEASSSYQVIGQYDVSKYEEKPFKTDFNTD, encoded by the coding sequence ATGGACCCATATACTTATGCTAATACAGACATCTTAATCAACAAATTAAATATTCGCAATGAACAACAATTAATTGACGTTGAAGCACAGCTGTTGATCGCGGGAATTGTAGATATTTCTTCTATCACCCATGAGATTGATTTTCAAAAATATGAAAGCCTACAATTGATTCATCACTTTCTTTTTCATGAGCTATATTCATGGGCAGGGGAATTCCGCACAGTCAATATTTCTAAAAGTGAACGTGTTTTAAATGGATTATCTGTTGTGTATAGCGGTAAAGATCAAATTATTTCTGATTTAAAAACTGTTTTCAGTTGGTCTAGATCCAGACAATGGAACTATTCTAATCCTCGTCTGGTAGAGGATTTTTCAACATTTATGATTAAACTTTGGCGGGTTCATCCGTACCGAGAAGGAAATACACGAGCAGTTTCCATTTTCATGAAGCTTTTTGCTGAAGCAAGTAGTCTAGATTTTAACGCTCAATTGCTCTCACAACACGCAGGATATTTACGAAACGCCTTAGTCCTTGCCGCAGTAGAAGAAACTCCAGAACCACAATATTTATTGAATATGATGAAAGATGCATTAGATGTAGTTGATTTCAATAAATTCAAACCAAACGATGAAGCGTCCAGTAGTTATCAAGTAATTGGGCAATACGATGTTTCAAAATATGAAGAAAAGCCATTTAAAACGGATTTCAATACAGATTAA
- a CDS encoding antitoxin VbhA family protein: MKENSRLERQKQVQFAVGMAAIDGGKPSAFTQNLLKQYENGQVSSSQLKQAIVEKYTRASQ; the protein is encoded by the coding sequence ATGAAAGAAAACTCACGTCTAGAACGTCAAAAGCAAGTACAATTTGCAGTGGGTATGGCTGCCATTGACGGTGGAAAACCGAGTGCATTTACACAAAACCTCTTAAAGCAATATGAAAACGGCCAAGTTTCATCCAGCCAATTAAAACAAGCGATTGTTGAAAAATATACAAGGGCTTCACAGTAA
- a CDS encoding MarR family winged helix-turn-helix transcriptional regulator: MNNKVDNELDLTTLLSLSFSTSINELHDRLSKLGFEDIRPVHGFMFKCITPHGATGIELAEYLGITKQAVSNMVDYLEKSGYVMRKAHPTDKRGKIIVLTERGWLVVKAKEKILTEIEARWVEYIGTERMQMLKEDLSTFVYKENEGKLSVRLRPVW; encoded by the coding sequence ATGAATAATAAAGTAGATAATGAGTTGGATCTTACAACACTTTTGTCTTTATCTTTTAGTACATCGATTAATGAACTACATGACAGATTGAGTAAATTGGGATTTGAGGATATTCGACCTGTACATGGTTTTATGTTTAAATGCATCACGCCCCATGGAGCAACAGGAATCGAACTAGCCGAATATTTAGGAATTACAAAGCAAGCTGTGAGTAATATGGTGGATTATCTTGAGAAAAGTGGTTATGTCATGCGCAAAGCCCATCCCACTGATAAGAGAGGGAAAATTATTGTTTTGACCGAACGTGGATGGTTAGTAGTAAAAGCAAAAGAGAAGATACTAACTGAGATTGAGGCACGTTGGGTGGAATACATTGGCACCGAACGCATGCAAATGTTAAAAGAAGATTTATCAACATTTGTTTATAAAGAAAATGAAGGTAAATTATCAGTTAGATTAAGACCTGTCTGGTAA
- a CDS encoding DUF3238 domain-containing protein: MNHIVKIRASAFIPMAWTEPKKDTQTGNLIQFEGDSREFTPYAVNAMRSRIEQEVVVDFYKKEIFTYANTGITTERITTPDGSVTKRTGQASTERVLCTDIVWGEDDVTFQMSASASNPLNVYAPPADYLLTVHVKKDGTGAIHGAHDGFPCYEIYKQVNFGPFEEIHTHDFRKTGDTPEALGGDMEYSFNKIL, translated from the coding sequence ATGAATCACATTGTTAAAATAAGAGCAAGCGCATTTATTCCAATGGCTTGGACTGAACCAAAAAAAGATACTCAAACAGGAAACCTGATTCAATTCGAAGGTGACTCACGTGAATTTACACCCTATGCTGTCAACGCTATGCGTTCTAGAATTGAACAAGAAGTCGTTGTAGATTTTTATAAAAAAGAAATTTTCACATATGCAAATACGGGCATCACAACAGAAAGAATCACAACTCCAGATGGGTCTGTTACTAAAAGAACAGGACAAGCTAGTACGGAACGTGTTTTGTGCACGGATATTGTATGGGGCGAGGATGACGTCACGTTTCAAATGAGTGCGAGTGCGAGCAACCCACTAAATGTATATGCACCTCCCGCTGATTATCTATTAACTGTACATGTCAAAAAAGATGGTACTGGCGCTATTCACGGTGCACATGACGGATTCCCTTGTTATGAAATTTATAAGCAAGTAAATTTTGGGCCGTTTGAAGAAATTCATACACATGACTTTAGAAAAACTGGTGATACACCTGAAGCTCTAGGTGGAGATATGGAGTATAGTTTTAATAAAATATTGTAA
- a CDS encoding FMN-dependent NADH-azoreductase: protein MTTVLFVKANNRPAEQSVSVKLYEAFLASYKESHPDDTVVELDLYNEELPYVGVDMINGTFKASRGLDLTAEEAKTVAVADKYLDQFLAADKVVFGFPLWNLTIPAILHTYIDYLNRAGKTFKYTPEGPVGLIGNKKIALLNASGGVYSEGPKAEVEMAVKYVASMMSFFGVNDMEKIVIEGHNQFPDKTEEIISAGLEKAVKVASTF from the coding sequence ATGACAACAGTTTTATTTGTAAAAGCAAACAATCGCCCCGCCGAACAATCGGTAAGTGTGAAATTATATGAGGCCTTTTTAGCAAGCTATAAAGAATCTCATCCAGATGATACAGTGGTAGAACTGGATTTATACAATGAAGAATTGCCCTATGTAGGAGTAGATATGATTAACGGGACATTTAAGGCTAGTAGAGGATTGGATTTAACAGCAGAAGAAGCAAAAACAGTCGCAGTTGCTGATAAATATTTAGACCAGTTCCTTGCTGCTGATAAAGTTGTGTTTGGTTTCCCATTATGGAATTTAACAATCCCAGCGATACTACACACATATATTGATTATTTAAACCGAGCAGGTAAAACATTTAAATATACGCCAGAAGGTCCAGTAGGTCTTATTGGAAATAAGAAAATTGCATTATTAAATGCAAGTGGCGGTGTATATTCTGAAGGACCAAAAGCTGAAGTAGAAATGGCTGTTAAATATGTGGCAAGTATGATGAGTTTCTTCGGCGTAAATGATATGGAGAAAATAGTGATTGAAGGTCACAATCAATTCCCAGATAAAACAGAAGAAATTATTTCGGCAGGGCTTGAAAAGGCTGTTAAAGTAGCAAGTACGTTCTAA
- a CDS encoding DUF4256 domain-containing protein, with translation MTKSNKELLPEQREELLSTLKARFEKNMNRHEELEWAAVQAKLEGNTEKLWSLNEMEGTGGEPDVVDYNKKTGEYIFYDCSAESPKDRRSVCYDREALESRKKNKPENNAIDMATAMGIELLTEEQYRELQQLGTFDLKTSSWVQTPANIRKLSGALFCDRRYDTVFVYHNGADSYYAARGFRGALRV, from the coding sequence ATGACAAAGAGTAATAAGGAGTTGTTACCAGAACAACGTGAGGAACTACTCAGCACTCTGAAAGCCCGTTTTGAGAAAAATATGAACCGCCATGAAGAGCTTGAATGGGCTGCGGTACAAGCTAAGCTGGAAGGGAATACTGAAAAACTGTGGTCGCTCAATGAAATGGAAGGAACTGGCGGTGAACCGGATGTTGTGGACTATAACAAAAAGACGGGCGAATACATTTTTTATGATTGTTCAGCAGAAAGTCCGAAAGATCGCAGAAGTGTTTGTTACGACCGTGAAGCACTGGAGTCAAGGAAAAAAAACAAACCAGAAAATAACGCGATTGATATGGCAACAGCTATGGGGATTGAACTTTTAACGGAAGAACAATACCGGGAGCTGCAGCAACTTGGAACTTTCGATCTGAAAACGTCGAGCTGGGTGCAAACACCGGCTAATATTAGAAAACTCAGCGGGGCCCTCTTTTGTGATCGTCGCTACGACACGGTCTTTGTATATCACAATGGAGCAGACTCCTACTATGCTGCAAGGGGCTTTCGTGGCGCGCTAAGGGTCTAA
- a CDS encoding globin domain-containing protein: protein MGYAVYAAGEYITNLEANKPVIERISQKHRAIGIKSEQYPVVGETLLQAVRDVLGEAATDEIIEAWGKAYGYISDAFISLEKKLYEETEQQAGGWEGYRTAVATAFFNFY from the coding sequence TTGGGATATGCCGTTTATGCCGCTGGAGAATATATTACAAATCTGGAGGCTAATAAACCAGTTATTGAAAGAATTTCTCAGAAACATCGTGCCATCGGAATAAAATCTGAACAATATCCAGTTGTAGGTGAAACTTTACTTCAAGCAGTAAGAGATGTCCTTGGTGAAGCTGCGACAGATGAAATTATTGAAGCGTGGGGTAAAGCGTATGGATATATCTCTGACGCTTTTATTAGTCTTGAGAAAAAACTTTATGAAGAAACCGAACAACAAGCTGGAGGTTGGGAGGGGTACAGGACTGCTGTTGCGACAGCCTTTTTCAATTTCTACTAA
- a CDS encoding GNAT family N-acetyltransferase, which yields MKKEITFDFFSETERLVIRPLKNDDYQNWLSEFKNRFPSQHRHDIGKIDMSECTKEWFHNLVKKHQMLALSDTANVFGIFRKNDGKHLGMVDFSTLARENFQWGRIGYTIHNQYWRKGYGKEAVIGALHIAFKDLQFHRIEAHINVDNAPSINLAESVGMEFECVRKGFIYEYEEWTDHLIYYINSK from the coding sequence ATGAAGAAGGAAATAACATTTGATTTTTTTTCAGAAACAGAAAGATTAGTAATAAGACCATTAAAAAATGATGATTATCAAAATTGGCTTAGCGAGTTTAAAAATAGATTTCCTTCTCAGCATAGACACGATATAGGTAAAATTGATATGAGTGAATGTACTAAGGAATGGTTTCATAATTTGGTGAAGAAACACCAGATGTTAGCGTTAAGTGATACAGCTAACGTATTCGGTATTTTTCGGAAAAATGATGGCAAACATTTGGGAATGGTAGACTTCTCCACATTAGCAAGAGAAAATTTTCAATGGGGTAGAATTGGATACACAATTCATAATCAGTACTGGAGAAAAGGGTACGGAAAAGAAGCGGTAATAGGAGCACTCCATATTGCTTTTAAGGACTTGCAGTTTCACCGGATTGAAGCGCATATAAACGTTGATAATGCACCTTCAATAAATTTAGCAGAGAGTGTGGGTATGGAATTTGAATGTGTTCGTAAAGGGTTTATATATGAATATGAAGAGTGGACTGACCATCTTATCTATTACATAAATTCCAAGTAA
- a CDS encoding PhzF family phenazine biosynthesis isomerase, with the protein MNKVEVYHYDAFTKVPGKGNPAGIVLNADLLTGEMMQQIAEKVGFNECAFPVKSEIADFRIRYFTPGHEMPLCGHATMASIVALLENNKLIEKEIYQIETLAGILSIGVTKRDGSYQIRMEHAEPLFIPFHGSKAALAKSIGIQENDIDPEFPIVYGSTGTWTLCIPISNLDAFERMKPSNQDFPKILKEMPKSSVHPFSLHAAFSPDANMHARHFSSPFSGTIEDAVTGTGSGVMGAYYATYVEPNKKTKYSLVVEQGQEMQKDGRVIVHVNNVQKLQIAITGTAVFVQKMVVDLSNNIIANI; encoded by the coding sequence ATGAATAAAGTTGAGGTTTATCACTATGATGCATTTACAAAAGTACCAGGTAAAGGCAACCCGGCTGGGATTGTGTTAAATGCAGATTTATTAACTGGGGAAATGATGCAACAGATTGCAGAAAAAGTCGGATTTAATGAGTGTGCATTTCCAGTGAAATCAGAAATTGCCGATTTTCGAATTCGTTATTTTACGCCAGGACATGAAATGCCTTTATGTGGACATGCAACAATGGCTAGCATCGTAGCATTATTGGAAAATAACAAGCTCATTGAAAAAGAAATATACCAAATTGAAACGCTCGCTGGCATTTTATCTATAGGTGTCACAAAAAGGGATGGAAGCTATCAAATCCGAATGGAGCATGCTGAGCCTCTGTTTATTCCTTTTCATGGTTCTAAAGCAGCGTTAGCTAAGTCAATTGGTATACAAGAAAACGATATTGATCCCGAATTCCCAATTGTTTACGGCAGCACAGGAACTTGGACATTATGTATTCCTATTTCTAATTTAGATGCCTTCGAGCGAATGAAACCTAGTAATCAGGATTTTCCCAAAATATTAAAAGAAATGCCAAAGTCTTCAGTACATCCATTTAGTTTGCATGCTGCATTTTCACCTGATGCAAATATGCATGCTCGCCATTTTTCATCACCCTTTTCAGGGACAATTGAGGATGCTGTCACAGGGACTGGTTCAGGAGTAATGGGTGCATATTATGCAACGTATGTGGAACCCAATAAGAAAACAAAATATTCACTTGTTGTGGAACAAGGACAAGAAATGCAGAAAGATGGACGCGTCATTGTCCACGTTAACAATGTACAAAAATTACAGATAGCAATAACAGGTACGGCGGTTTTTGTACAAAAAATGGTAGTAGATTTATCAAATAATATAATCGCGAACATCTAG
- a CDS encoding quinone oxidoreductase family protein, whose protein sequence is MKAIIQNKFGDASVLSYSDVEIPKIGDGECLIKVAFTSVNYADIKTRIGNKGKGNFPLILGLDAAGTIVETATNSPFSIGDRVIAFPKDGSYAEYVIAHEKLVFKIPESLSFEQAAAMPTVSILSYMLLHEIGQIQKNDTIVVHSAAGGVGSMLVQLAKLTGVQKIIGTVGSVDKVNYVKKLGADVVCTYEAFLEEVLKQTNNQGANIIFDSVAGDVTSMSLDCLALYGTLVQFGNSSGQAGIFKTSDVHSSCRNIKGFSLGTTRKHNPVRLAPVAEKVIELFESKQISLPIAQVFNLRDAAEAHKLIESRNYKGKVLLKV, encoded by the coding sequence ATGAAAGCTATAATCCAAAATAAATTTGGCGATGCAAGTGTACTTTCGTACTCAGATGTTGAAATACCGAAAATAGGAGATGGAGAATGTTTAATTAAAGTAGCATTTACGAGTGTGAATTATGCTGATATTAAAACACGTATTGGTAATAAAGGAAAAGGGAATTTCCCGTTAATATTGGGTTTGGATGCCGCAGGGACAATTGTAGAAACTGCTACCAATTCGCCTTTTTCAATAGGAGATCGTGTGATTGCTTTTCCTAAAGATGGTTCATATGCAGAATATGTTATTGCACACGAAAAACTAGTTTTTAAAATTCCAGAAAGTCTTTCATTTGAACAGGCTGCAGCAATGCCAACTGTATCAATCTTATCGTATATGCTCTTACATGAAATTGGACAAATACAAAAAAACGATACTATTGTTGTACATAGTGCTGCTGGCGGAGTTGGTTCGATGCTCGTACAATTAGCTAAATTAACTGGAGTTCAAAAAATTATTGGAACTGTAGGTAGTGTGGATAAAGTAAATTATGTGAAAAAATTAGGTGCTGACGTTGTTTGCACTTATGAAGCATTTTTAGAGGAAGTCCTAAAGCAAACAAATAATCAAGGTGCAAATATTATCTTTGATTCAGTTGCTGGCGATGTAACAAGCATGAGTTTAGATTGCTTAGCATTATATGGGACACTCGTACAATTTGGTAATAGTAGTGGACAAGCAGGCATATTTAAAACAAGTGATGTTCATAGTAGCTGTAGAAATATTAAGGGTTTTAGCTTAGGTACAACGAGAAAGCATAATCCAGTTCGATTGGCACCAGTTGCAGAAAAAGTGATAGAACTTTTTGAATCAAAACAAATTTCGCTTCCGATAGCACAAGTATTTAATTTAAGAGATGCAGCTGAAGCACATAAATTAATTGAAAGTCGTAATTATAAAGGGAAAGTTTTACTTAAAGTATAA
- a CDS encoding GNAT family N-acetyltransferase, producing the protein MNIRLLTASDAESYWELRVQALKQSPEAFLMTYEEELHQENPINKYAQTLQSESRYTYGVFNGEELIGVGTLQVEKPLKIRHKANILAMYVSQNHRGSSIGKTLMRHLIEKAKSLELEQLHLTVVSNNHTAEKLYSSLGFCRYGLEEKALKLNEQYWDEEHMVLFL; encoded by the coding sequence ATGAACATTAGATTATTAACGGCATCTGATGCAGAATCTTATTGGGAATTAAGAGTACAAGCCTTAAAACAGAGTCCGGAAGCGTTTCTAATGACGTATGAAGAGGAGTTACATCAAGAGAATCCAATTAATAAATACGCCCAAACACTTCAAAGTGAAAGTCGCTATACATACGGGGTATTTAATGGGGAAGAACTAATCGGTGTAGGGACATTACAAGTAGAAAAACCTTTGAAAATTAGACATAAGGCAAATATTTTAGCTATGTATGTGTCACAAAATCATCGAGGATCAAGCATCGGAAAAACACTCATGCGACACCTTATCGAAAAGGCTAAATCACTTGAACTCGAACAACTTCACTTAACGGTGGTATCAAACAACCATACAGCCGAAAAATTGTATTCTTCTCTAGGTTTTTGTCGGTATGGCTTAGAAGAAAAAGCGTTAAAATTAAATGAACAATATTGGGATGAAGAACATATGGTTTTGTTTTTATAG
- a CDS encoding DNA alkylation repair protein: protein MNVEMVMQELEALGKERTKKIYISNGAHEPLWGVGTGAMKPIAKKIKINQPLAEALYATGNYDAMYFAGIIADPKAMTESDFDRWMDAAYFYMLSNFVVAVTLSESDIAQEVADKWIASGEELRMSAGWSCYCWLLGNRQDVEFAESKISTMLDLVKNTIHDSPERTKSAMNNFLYTVGLSYLPLHEKAVETAKALGPVEVKRDKKKSGFLNAYESIIKDVEKGRIGFKRKYVRC, encoded by the coding sequence ATGAATGTAGAAATGGTTATGCAGGAACTTGAAGCTCTTGGCAAGGAACGAACGAAAAAAATATACATATCCAATGGTGCGCATGAGCCGCTTTGGGGCGTGGGTACGGGCGCTATGAAGCCAATCGCCAAGAAAATAAAAATCAATCAACCTTTAGCTGAAGCGCTTTATGCCACAGGGAACTACGACGCAATGTACTTCGCAGGCATTATTGCAGATCCAAAAGCCATGACGGAATCAGATTTTGATCGTTGGATGGATGCAGCGTATTTTTATATGCTGTCCAATTTTGTAGTGGCCGTAACTTTATCCGAGTCCGATATTGCACAAGAAGTTGCGGATAAATGGATCGCAAGCGGTGAAGAGCTGAGAATGTCAGCGGGCTGGAGTTGCTACTGTTGGCTTTTAGGAAATCGACAAGACGTTGAATTTGCAGAAAGCAAGATTTCCACTATGCTGGATCTTGTGAAAAATACAATTCACGATTCACCAGAACGAACGAAATCCGCTATGAATAATTTTCTATACACGGTGGGGCTTTCCTATTTGCCGCTCCATGAAAAGGCAGTCGAGACCGCAAAGGCATTAGGTCCAGTAGAAGTCAAACGGGACAAGAAAAAAAGCGGTTTCCTAAATGCTTACGAAAGTATTATAAAAGATGTGGAGAAAGGAAGAATTGGTTTTAAACGCAAGTATGTAAGATGTTAA
- a CDS encoding metal-dependent hydrolase, which yields MLGNTHIVGGITASLAFAQISNESPLVLLGAGVVGALLPDICHGGSKIGRMFPISSKIVNKLFGHRSFTHSLLFLFLMAILMDAFVPFKSLTIGILLGMASHFILDMGTKKGVKLFFPIKIAVRFPLTVKTGGKVEKVIFAVLCMLSLYFGYELLVDIVSVA from the coding sequence ATGCTAGGGAATACACACATCGTAGGAGGCATCACAGCGAGTCTTGCTTTTGCGCAAATTTCCAACGAGAGCCCTCTCGTATTACTAGGGGCAGGTGTTGTCGGTGCATTGCTGCCGGATATATGCCACGGTGGTAGTAAAATTGGACGGATGTTTCCCATCAGTTCAAAAATCGTCAATAAGCTATTTGGGCATCGGTCTTTTACACATAGTTTGCTATTTTTATTTTTGATGGCGATACTTATGGATGCTTTTGTACCTTTTAAGTCATTAACGATAGGGATTTTACTTGGGATGGCCAGTCATTTTATCCTCGATATGGGGACCAAAAAGGGCGTTAAGTTATTTTTCCCTATAAAAATAGCGGTGCGTTTCCCACTTACAGTTAAAACAGGTGGCAAAGTCGAAAAGGTCATCTTTGCGGTGCTATGTATGCTGTCACTTTATTTTGGTTATGAGCTACTAGTGGATATAGTAAGCGTTGCGTAA
- a CDS encoding winged helix-turn-helix transcriptional regulator gives MTQSNCTHICSSYHQAIEFIGKRWMGMIIYTLVPGPKRYHEIHATIPGISDRLLTERLNELVDAGLINKKFLDSSIKKVEYELTPNGLAFQEVILSIVRWIELCDFEKTTNNS, from the coding sequence ATGACTCAATCGAATTGCACACATATCTGTAGCAGCTATCATCAAGCGATTGAATTTATCGGGAAGCGCTGGATGGGCATGATTATTTATACATTAGTACCAGGGCCAAAAAGGTATCACGAAATTCACGCGACCATCCCTGGAATTTCGGATCGTTTACTAACAGAGCGCTTAAATGAGCTTGTAGATGCAGGCTTAATCAATAAAAAATTCCTTGATTCATCAATAAAAAAAGTAGAATACGAGTTAACACCCAACGGCTTAGCATTCCAGGAAGTGATTCTGTCTATTGTAAGATGGATCGAGTTATGTGACTTTGAAAAAACAACGAATAATTCATAA
- a CDS encoding nitroreductase family protein: protein MSTATQDLYTIMHERKSVRKYDPTFKMTQAELEEILTEATSAPSSSNLQPWRFLVIQDDATKKELRAIANNQEQIETSSAVIAVIGDAEMYKNVEKIYTQNVVEGHMGEEQKNIMVSNTNHMYPHAPLEVRQNIASFDAGLISMQLLLIAKEKGFDTVTMGGFDKVKFTERFALPENQFPIVLIAIGKAASPAFGSSRLPLEDIARFI from the coding sequence ATGTCAACAGCAACTCAAGATTTATATACAATTATGCACGAAAGAAAATCCGTTCGTAAATACGATCCTACTTTTAAAATGACTCAAGCAGAACTTGAAGAAATCCTTACAGAAGCAACAAGTGCACCCTCTTCAAGTAACCTACAACCTTGGAGATTCCTTGTGATTCAAGATGACGCGACAAAAAAAGAACTTCGTGCGATCGCGAACAATCAAGAACAAATTGAAACATCTTCAGCCGTTATTGCCGTTATTGGTGATGCTGAAATGTATAAAAACGTAGAAAAAATCTACACACAAAATGTAGTTGAAGGTCATATGGGGGAAGAACAGAAAAATATTATGGTTAGCAATACGAACCATATGTACCCTCACGCTCCATTAGAAGTTAGACAGAACATCGCCTCTTTTGACGCGGGTCTCATTTCAATGCAACTTCTGCTGATTGCCAAAGAAAAAGGCTTTGATACAGTAACAATGGGCGGATTTGATAAAGTGAAATTTACTGAGCGATTCGCATTACCTGAGAATCAATTCCCGATCGTACTCATCGCGATTGGTAAAGCAGCTTCACCAGCATTTGGCTCATCTCGTCTACCATTAGAAGACATTGCTCGTTTTATCTAA
- a CDS encoding DUF6946 family protein, which produces MGRFFVPSEGAISWRDFLSNPEKQWKKGYSAFELADCWENASNLPNCVDKVFKKSKLTLFNDVEVLYGFPEYKVALPGGNASSQNDLYVLAKASNELLTIMVEGKVSEPFGETVESWLGDNPSDGKRKRLEYLLKLLGLDEDSVKNIRYQLLHRAASALLEARKVNANNSLMLVHSFSETAKWFEDFTEFVKLFHLSPKQDEIVGPIKLNGINLYFGWVTEVFIK; this is translated from the coding sequence ATGGGCAGATTCTTTGTACCGTCAGAAGGAGCAATATCATGGAGAGATTTCCTTTCAAACCCTGAGAAACAGTGGAAAAAAGGCTATTCTGCTTTTGAATTAGCGGATTGTTGGGAAAACGCTAGCAATTTACCAAATTGTGTTGACAAAGTATTTAAAAAGAGTAAGTTAACATTGTTTAACGATGTAGAAGTATTGTATGGATTTCCCGAATACAAGGTTGCTTTACCTGGAGGAAACGCAAGTTCACAAAATGATCTTTATGTACTTGCAAAGGCAAGTAACGAGCTTTTAACGATTATGGTAGAAGGAAAAGTATCAGAACCCTTTGGAGAAACTGTGGAGTCCTGGTTAGGTGACAACCCGAGTGACGGTAAAAGAAAAAGATTGGAGTATTTACTTAAATTACTAGGGTTAGATGAGGATTCAGTAAAAAATATAAGATATCAGTTATTACATAGGGCTGCATCCGCACTACTTGAAGCTAGGAAAGTAAATGCTAATAATTCACTTATGCTTGTTCATTCTTTTAGTGAGACAGCAAAGTGGTTTGAGGATTTTACTGAGTTTGTCAAACTTTTTCACTTATCCCCTAAGCAGGATGAAATTGTTGGTCCAATAAAATTAAATGGTATAAATCTTTATTTTGGTTGGGTAACTGAAGTATTTATTAAGTAA